In Anopheles gambiae chromosome 2, idAnoGambNW_F1_1, whole genome shotgun sequence, a single window of DNA contains:
- the LOC3290714 gene encoding transcription initiation factor IIA subunit 1 isoform X1, whose translation MSLSQTSVLKVYTTVIDDVIAGVRDAFLDEGVDEQVLQEMKQVWTSKLLACKAIESTPESQDQQAGGNAKSASHAKSNGTKKSKAASAAASAAATSNNQQENGKANIITKTEPGLKNANVPALVPAGSAQPAVPNQNATTAGGTTTTTTAANTTSTAAAPAPAPAAAAAAAAPAPQQQQQNSAPAAVVAALDPNKLVAIQITLPAQPNVANSQPRVLTIQVPASALQENQLQQVLTSPIISSIMPLPPHIASTVLQQHVNAYLQNLNINAVPIQKQLDGACDDDGFMVGETPEVEVSPISYKLVELSPNEPLERYRLDRQLISGLVAGQRTNRWSSSAKESNEPIACSSSSSSRHGVRSKASAAARNARRRHPFRAAQAKAVPVLSDQEQALTFHICSSLQLDGAVDTSDEEGSDISDDNIVDDDDEDLDKEEEDDMEAEGGAEEEPLNSEDDVTDEDASDLFDTDNVVVCQYDKITRSRNKWKFYLKDGIMHIGGKDYVFQKSNGDAEW comes from the exons CTAAAAGTCTACACCACGGTCATTGACGATGTCATCGCCGGTGTCCGGGATGCGTTTCTCGATGAAGGTGTGGACGAGCAGGTACTGCAAGAAATGAAGCAAGTGTGGACGTCGAAACTTTTGGCTTGCAAAGCTATCGAATCTACCCCAGAATCCCAAGATCAGCAGGCTGGGGGAAATGCGAAG TCTGCCTCACACGCAAAG AGCAATGGAACGAAGAAATCAAAGGCTGCCTCAGCCGCGGCTTCCGCCGCAGCGACGTCAAACAATCAgcaggaaaatggaaaagcaaacattATCACAAAGACCGAACCAGGACTGAAAAATGCAAACGTACCTGCGTTGGTCCCGGCCGGAAGTGCACAGCCAGCGGTACCGAATCAGAACGCCACTACAGCTGGTGGTACCACTACTACGACGACGGCAGCGAATACTACATCAACGGCagctgcaccagcaccagcaccagcagcagcagcagcagcagcagcaccagcaccccagcagcagcaacaaaattcgGCCCCGGCTGCTGTCGTGGCGGCTCTCGATCCGAACAAGCTGGTTGCCATCCAGATAACGCTACCGGCGCAACCGAACGTCGCCAACAGCCAGCCGCGCGTCCTGACGATCCAGGTCCCGGCGTCCGCTCTGCAGGAAAATCAGCTACAGCAGGTGCTTACCAGCCCGATCATTTCCTCCATAATGCCACTACCGCCACACATCGCGTCGACCGTACTGCAACAGCATGTGAATGCGTACTTGCAGAATCTGAATATAA ATGCCGTACCAATCCAGAAACAGCTCGATGGAGCTTGTGACGATGACGGTTTCATGGTAGGCGAAACACCAGAAGTAGAGGTTTCACCCATCAGCTACAAACTTGTGGAACTATCGCCAAACGAACCCCTGGAACGGTATCGGCTCGATCGGCAACTGATAAGCGGGCTTGTAGCTGGTCAACGAACCAATCGCTGGTCCTCCTCTGCAAAGGAAAGTAACGAACCAATTGCttgcagtagtagcagcagcagcagacacgGAGTTCGGTCAAAAGCATCTGCGGCCGCAAGAAATGCTCGACGTCGTCACCCGTTTAGAGCTGCTCAAGCTAAAGCTGTCCCTGTTCTCAGCGATCAAGAGCAAG CTCTTACGTTCCACATCTGCAGTAGTCTTCAGCTTGACGGTGCCGTAGATACGTCCGACGAAGAGGGAAGCGACATCAGCGACGACAACATTgtcgacgatgacgacgaagaTTTGGacaaggaggaggaggacgacatGGAGGCCGAAGGTGGCGCAGAAGAGGAACCGCTCAATAGCGAAGACGACGTTACAGATGAAGACGCGTCCGATTTGTTCGATACGGATAATGTTGTCGTTTGCCAGTATGATAAG ATCACGCGATCTCGTAACAAGTGGAAGTTCTATCTTAAGGACGGTATCATGCATATAGGTGGCAAGGATTATGTGTTTCAAAAATCGAACGGCGACGCTGAATGGTAa
- the LOC3290714 gene encoding transcription initiation factor IIA subunit 1 isoform X2, with protein MSLSQTSVLKVYTTVIDDVIAGVRDAFLDEGVDEQVLQEMKQVWTSKLLACKAIESTPESQDQQAGGNAKSNGTKKSKAASAAASAAATSNNQQENGKANIITKTEPGLKNANVPALVPAGSAQPAVPNQNATTAGGTTTTTTAANTTSTAAAPAPAPAAAAAAAAPAPQQQQQNSAPAAVVAALDPNKLVAIQITLPAQPNVANSQPRVLTIQVPASALQENQLQQVLTSPIISSIMPLPPHIASTVLQQHVNAYLQNLNINAVPIQKQLDGACDDDGFMVGETPEVEVSPISYKLVELSPNEPLERYRLDRQLISGLVAGQRTNRWSSSAKESNEPIACSSSSSSRHGVRSKASAAARNARRRHPFRAAQAKAVPVLSDQEQALTFHICSSLQLDGAVDTSDEEGSDISDDNIVDDDDEDLDKEEEDDMEAEGGAEEEPLNSEDDVTDEDASDLFDTDNVVVCQYDKITRSRNKWKFYLKDGIMHIGGKDYVFQKSNGDAEW; from the exons CTAAAAGTCTACACCACGGTCATTGACGATGTCATCGCCGGTGTCCGGGATGCGTTTCTCGATGAAGGTGTGGACGAGCAGGTACTGCAAGAAATGAAGCAAGTGTGGACGTCGAAACTTTTGGCTTGCAAAGCTATCGAATCTACCCCAGAATCCCAAGATCAGCAGGCTGGGGGAAATGCGAAG AGCAATGGAACGAAGAAATCAAAGGCTGCCTCAGCCGCGGCTTCCGCCGCAGCGACGTCAAACAATCAgcaggaaaatggaaaagcaaacattATCACAAAGACCGAACCAGGACTGAAAAATGCAAACGTACCTGCGTTGGTCCCGGCCGGAAGTGCACAGCCAGCGGTACCGAATCAGAACGCCACTACAGCTGGTGGTACCACTACTACGACGACGGCAGCGAATACTACATCAACGGCagctgcaccagcaccagcaccagcagcagcagcagcagcagcagcaccagcaccccagcagcagcaacaaaattcgGCCCCGGCTGCTGTCGTGGCGGCTCTCGATCCGAACAAGCTGGTTGCCATCCAGATAACGCTACCGGCGCAACCGAACGTCGCCAACAGCCAGCCGCGCGTCCTGACGATCCAGGTCCCGGCGTCCGCTCTGCAGGAAAATCAGCTACAGCAGGTGCTTACCAGCCCGATCATTTCCTCCATAATGCCACTACCGCCACACATCGCGTCGACCGTACTGCAACAGCATGTGAATGCGTACTTGCAGAATCTGAATATAA ATGCCGTACCAATCCAGAAACAGCTCGATGGAGCTTGTGACGATGACGGTTTCATGGTAGGCGAAACACCAGAAGTAGAGGTTTCACCCATCAGCTACAAACTTGTGGAACTATCGCCAAACGAACCCCTGGAACGGTATCGGCTCGATCGGCAACTGATAAGCGGGCTTGTAGCTGGTCAACGAACCAATCGCTGGTCCTCCTCTGCAAAGGAAAGTAACGAACCAATTGCttgcagtagtagcagcagcagcagacacgGAGTTCGGTCAAAAGCATCTGCGGCCGCAAGAAATGCTCGACGTCGTCACCCGTTTAGAGCTGCTCAAGCTAAAGCTGTCCCTGTTCTCAGCGATCAAGAGCAAG CTCTTACGTTCCACATCTGCAGTAGTCTTCAGCTTGACGGTGCCGTAGATACGTCCGACGAAGAGGGAAGCGACATCAGCGACGACAACATTgtcgacgatgacgacgaagaTTTGGacaaggaggaggaggacgacatGGAGGCCGAAGGTGGCGCAGAAGAGGAACCGCTCAATAGCGAAGACGACGTTACAGATGAAGACGCGTCCGATTTGTTCGATACGGATAATGTTGTCGTTTGCCAGTATGATAAG ATCACGCGATCTCGTAACAAGTGGAAGTTCTATCTTAAGGACGGTATCATGCATATAGGTGGCAAGGATTATGTGTTTCAAAAATCGAACGGCGACGCTGAATGGTAa